One Proteinivorax tanatarense DNA segment encodes these proteins:
- the dprA gene encoding DNA-processing protein DprA encodes MAKKELTLFLAHCPQMGFKRSMFILKNCSSLIDLKNNLERVFIESGLKGKHNLEATVKKFLNNFCVEDTINKYKQKNIEIVSIYDDDYPSLLRQTYDFPPLIFCKGDIALLRNSNSVGIVGARLASWYGKTIARDFGEKLSKRGIVIVSGMAKGIDACAHEGALQGRAKSIGVLGCGLDIVYPKENKKLFNKMEENGLLVSTYPLGTKPIARNFPARNRIISGLSKGVVIVEAKRKSGALITTDFALEQGRDVFSVPGNINSPLSMGTNHLIKEGAIVATNVDAILAEYIKNNDLDIVDTDKINSVKLDKVEQKILEIAKGQRISFEQLVQEGNFSTDSLLAGLLTLEIKGLVKKDGNQMYIPVVTNIDTSGKIT; translated from the coding sequence ATGGCTAAAAAGGAATTAACCCTCTTTTTAGCCCATTGCCCCCAAATGGGTTTTAAAAGGAGTATGTTTATACTTAAAAACTGCTCTTCGTTGATAGACTTAAAAAACAATTTAGAAAGGGTTTTTATTGAATCAGGATTAAAAGGAAAACATAATCTAGAAGCAACGGTAAAAAAATTCTTGAATAATTTTTGTGTGGAGGATACTATAAATAAGTATAAACAAAAAAATATTGAAATAGTGAGCATTTATGATGATGATTATCCTAGTCTTTTAAGACAAACATATGACTTTCCCCCTTTAATTTTTTGTAAAGGGGACATCGCATTGTTACGCAACAGTAACAGTGTTGGGATAGTTGGGGCAAGGTTAGCTTCTTGGTATGGAAAAACAATAGCTAGAGACTTTGGGGAAAAATTAAGCAAAAGAGGGATTGTGATTGTTAGTGGTATGGCAAAAGGGATAGACGCCTGTGCGCATGAAGGTGCATTGCAAGGGAGAGCCAAATCTATAGGCGTTTTAGGTTGTGGTCTTGATATAGTTTATCCTAAAGAGAATAAAAAGTTGTTTAATAAAATGGAGGAAAATGGCTTGCTTGTAAGTACTTATCCTTTAGGCACTAAACCAATCGCTAGAAATTTTCCCGCTAGAAACAGAATAATAAGTGGTCTTTCAAAAGGGGTAGTTATTGTTGAAGCTAAGAGAAAAAGTGGAGCGTTAATCACAACAGACTTTGCATTAGAGCAAGGCAGGGATGTTTTTAGTGTGCCGGGCAATATTAATAGCCCTTTGAGTATGGGAACAAATCATTTAATTAAAGAAGGAGCGATTGTTGCTACTAATGTTGATGCTATATTAGCTGAATATATAAAAAATAATGATTTGGATATTGTTGACACAGACAAAATAAATAGTGTAAAGTTAGACAAAGTTGAACAAAAAATATTGGAAATAGCTAAAGGACAGAGAATATCTTTTGAACAGTTGGTACAAGAGGGAAACTTTAGCACTGATTCACTTTTAGCGGGATTATTAACTTTAGAAATTAAAGGACTTGTAAAGAAAGATGGCAATCAGATGTACATACCTGTAGTAACTAATATTGACACATCGGGTAAAATTACATAA
- the topA gene encoding type I DNA topoisomerase: MNLVIVESPSKAKTINKFLGKKYKVKASMGHVIDLPKSQMGIDLESFDVKYITIRGKGKVLQELKKEAKKADKVYLATDPDREGEAISWHLANALKVNKDSCRVVFNEITKTAVKDAFKSPQNINKDVVDAQQARRILDRIVGYKISPILWDKVKRGLSAGRVQSVAVRLIVDREREIQNFEPKEYWSLEVELNAKGNKVLLSKLMKYKNKKVEVENKKQMDEIIAALKPDNFIVSKIKKSERKRNPSPPFTTSSLQQEAARKLNFTSKKTMMIAQQLYEGVKLGKKGTIGLITYIRTDSTKLSEGFVESLRETIENKYGKKYIPSKPRRYNNKKGAQEAHEAIRPTGLENIPLDIKEYLSKDQYKLYRLIWNRTLASQMQSAVYDVLTIDINNGDYSFRQTGSELKFAGFMEIYIEGKDVEEKEEKMFIGNVKEGEQLTLKEYHPKQHFTQPPPRFSEAMLVKLLEEKGIGRPSTYAPIIDTIQKRGYILKDKKTFMPSELGYVVNDLMVEHFPKVVDISFTAQMEEELDQIEEGQKHWDQLVKNFYSDFKDELEKAEENIQDIEIKDVESDVECEKCGRLMVYKLGKFGKFLACPGFPECRNTKAINKEIDVDCPKCGKAKVVERKTKKGRKFFGCATYPDCDFQSWDKPTEKKCDVCGSFAVEKGKKKVVCSDPQCKKEIN; encoded by the coding sequence ATGAACTTAGTCATAGTTGAATCGCCATCAAAGGCAAAGACTATAAATAAATTTTTAGGTAAAAAATATAAAGTAAAGGCATCAATGGGCCATGTTATTGATCTTCCTAAGAGTCAGATGGGGATTGATTTAGAAAGCTTTGATGTTAAGTACATAACAATAAGAGGAAAGGGGAAGGTCCTACAAGAGCTTAAAAAAGAAGCAAAAAAAGCTGACAAGGTATACTTGGCTACCGACCCTGATAGAGAAGGTGAAGCTATTTCTTGGCATTTAGCAAATGCGTTAAAAGTCAATAAAGATAGTTGTAGAGTTGTTTTTAATGAAATAACTAAAACTGCGGTGAAAGATGCTTTTAAAAGTCCTCAAAATATTAATAAAGACGTTGTTGATGCTCAACAAGCTCGAAGGATTTTAGACAGAATTGTAGGTTATAAAATCAGTCCAATTTTATGGGATAAAGTAAAGAGAGGGCTTAGTGCTGGTAGAGTCCAATCGGTGGCAGTTAGGTTAATTGTTGATAGAGAAAGAGAAATTCAAAACTTTGAACCTAAGGAATATTGGTCTTTAGAGGTAGAATTAAATGCAAAAGGTAATAAAGTTTTGTTAAGTAAGTTAATGAAGTATAAGAATAAGAAAGTAGAAGTTGAAAATAAAAAACAGATGGATGAGATAATTGCTGCTTTAAAGCCAGACAACTTTATTGTATCAAAAATTAAAAAAAGTGAACGAAAACGTAATCCTTCTCCGCCTTTTACTACTTCGAGTCTTCAGCAGGAAGCAGCACGAAAGCTCAACTTTACTTCCAAAAAAACTATGATGATTGCTCAGCAATTATATGAAGGTGTTAAGCTTGGTAAGAAAGGGACTATTGGTTTAATAACTTATATTAGAACTGATTCTACTAAACTTTCAGAAGGATTTGTTGAAAGTTTGAGAGAAACCATAGAAAATAAATATGGAAAAAAGTATATACCATCTAAACCTAGAAGATACAATAATAAAAAAGGGGCACAAGAGGCTCATGAAGCAATTCGACCAACTGGGTTAGAAAACATTCCCTTAGATATAAAAGAGTATCTTTCTAAAGACCAATATAAACTTTATAGGTTAATATGGAATAGAACCTTGGCAAGTCAAATGCAATCAGCAGTTTATGATGTTTTAACTATTGATATAAACAATGGCGATTACTCATTTAGACAAACAGGATCCGAACTTAAATTTGCTGGATTTATGGAAATTTATATAGAAGGTAAAGACGTGGAAGAAAAAGAAGAAAAAATGTTTATAGGTAATGTTAAAGAGGGGGAACAGTTAACTTTAAAAGAATATCATCCCAAACAACATTTTACTCAACCTCCCCCCCGTTTTTCAGAGGCTATGCTAGTAAAATTATTAGAAGAAAAAGGGATTGGAAGACCCAGTACCTATGCGCCAATAATTGATACTATTCAGAAGCGGGGTTATATCCTTAAGGACAAAAAAACTTTTATGCCGTCGGAATTGGGTTATGTAGTTAATGACCTTATGGTGGAACATTTCCCTAAAGTTGTTGATATTTCATTTACCGCTCAGATGGAAGAAGAACTTGATCAGATTGAAGAAGGACAAAAGCATTGGGATCAGCTGGTAAAAAACTTTTATTCAGATTTTAAGGATGAACTTGAAAAGGCAGAAGAAAATATTCAAGATATTGAAATTAAAGATGTAGAAAGTGATGTGGAATGTGAAAAGTGTGGTCGTTTAATGGTTTATAAACTCGGGAAATTTGGTAAATTTCTTGCTTGTCCTGGTTTTCCTGAGTGCAGAAACACCAAGGCTATTAATAAAGAGATTGATGTTGATTGTCCAAAGTGTGGCAAAGCAAAGGTGGTAGAGAGAAAAACTAAAAAAGGTCGCAAGTTTTTTGGTTGCGCTACATATCCTGATTGCGATTTTCAGTCTTGGGATAAGCCTACTGAAAAAAAATGTGATGTATGCGGAAGCTTTGCAGTTGAAAAAGGAAAGAAAAAAGTTGTTTGTAGCGATCCTCAATGCAAAAAAGAGATTAATTAG
- the trmFO gene encoding methylenetetrahydrofolate--tRNA-(uracil(54)-C(5))-methyltransferase (FADH(2)-oxidizing) TrmFO — MEKVSIIGAGLAGCECAWQLANMGFKVELYEMRPKNTTPAHKTAYFAELVCSNSLRANATTNAVGLLKQELRELNSLVMECADDTKVPAGGALAVDREKFSEMVTEKIKNHSNITVINQEVKNIQYTNPVIIASGPLTSSCLAEEIKNITGDEYLYFFDAAAPIITKDSIDFGKAFIGSRYNKGDGNYINCPMSETEYKQFYNNLIEAERAPLKEFEKEIYFEGCMPVEEMAKRGEKTLLFGPLKPVGLENPNTKERYHAVVQLRQDNLEGTLYNMVGFQTNLKWGEQKRVLRMIPGLENAEFVRYGVMHKNTFINSPKLLDNKLNLTQQKNVFFAGQITGSEGYVEAVATGIAAAYGLAKDVTFPKETAIGALISYITTTSTKNFQPMNVNFGIFEPLAKREKNKKERYQKYAKRALKSLEEFKKNDN; from the coding sequence ATGGAAAAAGTAAGTATAATAGGTGCAGGTTTAGCTGGTTGTGAATGTGCATGGCAGCTTGCAAATATGGGTTTTAAAGTAGAGCTATATGAGATGAGACCAAAGAACACAACTCCGGCCCACAAAACAGCATATTTTGCTGAATTAGTTTGTAGCAACTCGCTTAGAGCAAATGCTACTACCAATGCCGTTGGATTACTCAAACAAGAATTAAGAGAACTAAACTCTTTAGTAATGGAATGCGCTGATGATACCAAAGTGCCTGCCGGCGGAGCCTTAGCTGTTGATAGAGAAAAGTTTAGTGAAATGGTTACAGAAAAAATTAAGAATCATTCGAACATAACTGTTATAAATCAAGAGGTCAAAAATATACAATATACAAACCCTGTTATAATCGCTAGTGGCCCGCTTACGTCCAGTTGTTTAGCTGAAGAAATAAAAAATATTACAGGTGATGAATATTTATATTTTTTCGATGCAGCAGCTCCAATAATAACAAAAGACTCCATTGATTTTGGTAAAGCTTTCATTGGCTCAAGGTACAATAAAGGAGATGGCAACTATATTAACTGCCCCATGTCAGAAACAGAATACAAACAATTTTATAATAATTTAATAGAGGCAGAGCGAGCACCTCTTAAAGAATTTGAAAAAGAGATATATTTTGAGGGTTGTATGCCTGTAGAGGAGATGGCTAAAAGGGGAGAAAAAACTTTATTATTTGGACCACTAAAACCTGTGGGATTAGAGAATCCTAACACTAAAGAGAGATACCATGCTGTCGTGCAGTTAAGACAGGATAACCTTGAAGGAACGTTGTATAATATGGTGGGTTTTCAAACCAATTTAAAATGGGGGGAGCAAAAAAGGGTACTTAGAATGATTCCTGGATTAGAGAATGCGGAATTTGTAAGGTATGGAGTAATGCATAAAAACACCTTTATTAATTCTCCTAAATTGTTGGATAATAAATTAAATTTAACCCAGCAAAAAAACGTCTTCTTTGCTGGCCAGATTACTGGTTCTGAAGGTTATGTAGAAGCAGTGGCAACTGGAATTGCAGCAGCATACGGATTAGCTAAAGATGTTACTTTTCCTAAAGAGACTGCTATAGGGGCGTTGATAAGCTATATTACTACTACATCAACAAAAAATTTTCAGCCTATGAATGTTAACTTCGGTATTTTTGAGCCTCTAGCTAAAAGGGAGAAAAATAAAAAAGAGAGATATCAAAAGTATGCAAAGAGAGCGCTAAAATCGTTAGAAGAGTTTAAAAAAAACGATAATTAG